One Psilocybe cubensis strain MGC-MH-2018 chromosome 9, whole genome shotgun sequence genomic window, ATACAGCATTTTGTCAACCTGTTCGTCAAATTTTATATCGGTTTCCATATTTAAATGAAACTTAAAGGCACAATTGTGCACCGAGGCAGTGAATCAAACAAGGGAAAAAAGATAACTTCACTGCCAAGTACACGAAGCGGCCTGAATATTGTGTTACATAATCATTGTACTCACGGCCCCGGGCCAATGTTTGTTGGACGCATCACTCAACGTTTACTTTTTTCTTTACTTCAGTTGAAAACCGTTGCTTCGCTCGGAAGTCAAATTGAATTGCGCAACATTATGTGATCAATTCAGAAACCGCATGACGGTTCCAGAACTTGTGGAAATTGCGGTGAGGAATGGCTCACTTACTTAGAGAACACTTGACAAAATTTGTGACTGGGAGTACTTTACCCTTCAACATCAAACTTTTATCAGAGCCTGGGGACGCTGAAGTTGTATGACTCGCAGTAGTTGCCAACACGTCAAGTAGCGATAGATTGTCCAGGATACATTCACGGACACGCTCTTCATGGGAATGATGTATAGATGGGGACCCACCTATCtgagatatatatataacattTGTTCTCATGGCGCAAGTTGTAAACCTTGGAATCGGAAGACATAATGAGGTTTTTCAGAGAGCCTATGGATCTGGATTTGGGAGGATTTGGGTAAAAATTTTATGTTGCGAAGTGGAAGAGTTGGATCGGCCGGAACCTTCCGACAACGTTGAATCGGAGTCGAACAGACTTTCAGGTTCTAGCCTTTGACTTGCTTAATCTTTCTTGTTTGAAAATTCTACATCACGTCCAACCCACGCAACAATAGACTAGTGTGAAATAAACCTAAATTACTACATAATATCTCGCAATGAAATTGCCATTCAGCCTGAGTGTGCCCCATCACATGCCCTACTCACCGAACAGGCCTGAGGGTGGCAGGCATTTCAAAGGATCAAGAAAGTCAAGTAGCCAGACTTACGCTGACTGACAGAGATTTAAGGTTATATGCAGTCAGAAAATTGTGATAAGCACGGCGTCTTGACATCGTGTCTTGACACCTGTTTTCAAAGCATTCAATTCCATTTTAAACTCGGTTGATGTAGGCACTGGCCGCAGATAAGAGCTCAGACAAGTAGTACAGGGGAAGAAATGATGTCTAGTAACTCCTGAAACTGAGTTCTAATCTTCGGAACTGCCATTCAACTGACCCTCAAggccaattttttttctctgagCTTGTGCACGATGAATATCAAAAGATACTCGGTCAGTATATGTATTCAATTGACTCTTGGAGCCTACCGCTGAACAAAGCTTATACTACTCCCCTTAGATCCTTTTATACGCACTTTTAATCGACCAGGCAGTTGGTCAACTCACATGCGCAACTAACAATGATTTGATATCGACATTCAATTGTCCAAACCTCATCCAGCCATTTTGTGACCACCTTACTTCAGGAGCAGTGAAGGTAAGCGCAACAGTCTCCATACAACTGGATTCTATCCCATAACATTGTTAAGTTTAACGCAGACGATGAACTCTTTCGCTGTTTCTTTAATTCAACCTTGAACGGCAGCTGTCAGTGCCGCCTCCGAGCGAGGTGTCTCTATGGATTAAATGTCAACTAAACATTATAATGTACTAGGTATTCTCCGTATTGCGGCTTCAGCAACTGCCCCGATAGGTCAGATATCAGATGACGCTACGTGCTCTGACACCCTTTTTGCTATAACTGGTCAATGTCCCAAGGTACGAATATTTAAATTGTGGCTTGTAGTTCATTTTCATATGGTATGACTTACCTCCACCTATCACCTAAAGGGTGGTTTCGGATCCTTGCCCGGGGCATCAATGATGTATGCCATCAATGCAGTGACTGGAGGGTGTAACATGCAAATAGCACCTCCATAATCAAGACGGAAACAACGGAGATATACAACACTGGAGAAAGGATGAGGAATATACATGGGTCTGAAAGGAATTTTTTACTGCACTTAATGAGGCCGTACAAGATCTATGCGCGACTCTAAAGTAAGACTGACAAGATTTATGTCAAGTAGAGCTGCGTACAGGGAAACAAATATGCGACAGGCTTCCGTACATGTTTCACAAAGTCAAATTTGTTTCAAAGACCTCAAGAGTCCAAAGCAGTTTGATTAGAGAGTCAGGAAGGGGTGCAACTCCAAAGCAAATTATATCTTAAATCTCGTAAATGTTACCGTGCTATCAGGCCATTTGGCCAGCAATCTACTCTATACAAAATGAGGGTGTACATGTATGCTACAATATGATCATGTATGCAAGGATTAAGAAAAGTATGATAACGAAAGGTCATAGGTCCGCTGGATCGATATATTTCGAGCGAGCTCTTAGCCGATCGCCATATTTGTACAAAATCCAGAGTCCTGGAATCAACGCGATGGACAGGCCAGCAAGCATGGAGCAGCCTCCTCCAATTGTGAGTCTGTGATACAGAGGTGTTCCGAAAAGACTAATATATATGGCATATATTAGCAAGAAAGATTTCAAGCCAATGCAAATTTATACGTACGGGAAACATCCAGCTACGGTAGACCGGAAGAGGTCATTGCCTGCAAGAATAGATGCAGCGTACTTCGGATACGATGATGGCAAGTAGACGAGTACACTCtggaagagaaggaataaCCTATGGAGGTCGACGCCTTAGTAAAAAAACCACTAAGGATACTTGAAAAAATTGCGTACCCAGGTAAATACAATGCAGCACCAATGGTCGGAACTATCCAATGGATGCTAGCCCTCGACGTCCATCCTGAAATCGTACATTAGCACTTGTTTTTTTCATTTGACATTTAACCAAAGAACGTACCAAACATGAAAAGGGAGAGAGGAATAAAAGCAGAAGCGAAGAGCGCGACGCCGAGTCGGGACTCCGGGATAATTTTCCCTGTTCTCCTGTACTCCGGTTCGACACGATAGTAATTCCATGCGACGTATCCCAAGCTTGTAATGATGCCTGACACCATCAATCCCAAAAACGGAAGACCGGATAGTCCCAAATTGAAATGGTAGATATCGTTATACACCAATGGGAACGCCTCAAACCACACTGTACATAGAAATTAACAAACATAATGTGTTTCTTCGAAGGTTTGACTCACAATAGAAGATAGCATAGGCCAATCCGATGTAAATGTTGGCATACAAAACTGCAGGTTCGAACATCAATTGAATGGGACGAAGAAGCGCCTCGAAAAGAACCTCAGATGTTTTCATCTGGGATTGTTTAATTTCACTTTCGCTGAAGAGGTTAGGATTGCCGGTCAATGCTCTCAGCCGACGGGCGCGCTTCAGGAGAATGGTTTCGGCATAGGTCTCGGGGAGCCAGAATACGAGAATTGCAAACGCAGCAGATGCGATCCAAAATAGCTCCCAAATTGGCCATCTCCATGTTTCTTTCATGGCCGCGAATCCGCCGATGGTAGGTCCCAAAACGGCTAAGGTATGTTAGTAAAACAAGCAATCAGAGCAGTAGTCCATTACTTACGTCCGCAGAGTGCTGCTATAGCCCATGAGATTAGAGCATACGGAAGTTTGACCATGGGGAACCTGTTTTTCGGGGGGAAGTCATGAGCATAATGTAGAAACGATGATTAGAATGACATACATATCCTGGATAGAAGCGCCTCCA contains:
- a CDS encoding Caffeine resistance protein 5, with amino-acid sequence MSDTFRDSTVGVFINILSGGRYLPYPDQRPGWTVPESFLVNTASSSATATFVSEKRDPTVPTRKPSREDITEESQTPARLSEDGPPVPESRRTSLSYAEKGGKGRYSVNVNMVREETIQDTHSGTVIVDWYNDHDPDNPKNWSLNKRLFVLGLISLLTFSVYIGSAIYTPSIPGIMEHFDVSKTTATLGLSLYVIGYGIGPLIFSPLSEIPSIGRTPIYMATLLIFALLQLPTIFAPNIQTLLAMRFFAGFFGSPALATGGASIQDMFPMVKLPYALISWAIAALCGPVLGPTIGGFAAMKETWRWPIWELFWIASAAFAILVFWLPETYAETILLKRARRLRALTGNPNLFSESEIKQSQMKTSEVLFEALLRPIQLMFEPAVLYANIYIGLAYAIFYLWFEAFPLVYNDIYHFNLGLSGLPFLGLMVSGIITSLGYVAWNYYRVEPEYRRTGKIIPESRLGVALFASAFIPLSLFMFGWTSRASIHWIVPTIGAALYLPGLFLLFQSVLVYLPSSYPKYAASILAGNDLFRSTVAGCFPLFGTPLYHRLTIGGGCSMLAGLSIALIPGLWILYKYGDRLRARSKYIDPADL